The proteins below are encoded in one region of Bacteroidales bacterium:
- a CDS encoding T9SS type A sorting domain-containing protein, which yields MRRAIQITILAFIFAINPSISQTLPGKLLLVGGGSENPGKWSDVPYGWAVEKSENKRVAIITYDTNPSQWLPDYFISLGAVAAKNFSITSTSMANQQQTYDSLVTYDVIFFKGGDQKQYYNVYKNTLTHNAVEFVFNQGGVICGTSAGEMVLSRVLFTAQNGTVYPDEAIANPNNQYMTLADDFLNLMPGYIFDSHFVERARFGRLIGFLGHWKLNKNADIVGIGVDDKTALCIDDDLMGYVFGTGAVNIFKAATDNEFRLGGTRLLATSLEVTQVLNERAINLNTFLVSGYNDFIPTKYESEDFGGYVLMSGSDYVNKNQQFIARFTAAVSSDSILIVTGDNTTLAQQFKTKFEQSNAAAEVMQAIPANYNSAYFLGKVDRISKVLFVNNTYATLMEFLQNSTVGNLLLEKLLSGERTTGFVGGDSRYAGGSVLVNYDQQYASYDGLLEFDPGIGLLKSMIIMPKTFENTDIEENAAAGVPFGMILDSLKYGIWLHDNAFAEYKVNDQNETTITSFGSYPMMLIESEGTHGAFSDQSAVNSGRPRHVAGFELFNVTLMDESMIKILGSHTSISKPAEAAILSIYPNPANDMISIFVDNDQDYLLKILSVDGRMVFQQMISGSVNLHVSDLPNGIYIITATARETGWQYHQKLIIRR from the coding sequence ATGAGAAGAGCTATTCAAATTACCATTCTGGCATTTATCTTCGCCATAAATCCCTCAATTTCACAAACCTTACCTGGAAAATTGTTGCTTGTTGGAGGGGGCTCCGAAAATCCCGGCAAATGGAGTGATGTACCCTATGGTTGGGCTGTTGAAAAGTCGGAGAATAAGCGGGTCGCCATCATCACTTATGATACCAACCCTTCGCAGTGGCTCCCCGATTATTTTATCAGTCTTGGCGCAGTGGCCGCAAAAAATTTCTCTATCACCAGCACATCCATGGCCAATCAGCAGCAGACCTATGACAGTCTGGTAACCTACGATGTGATCTTCTTCAAAGGAGGCGATCAAAAGCAGTATTACAATGTGTATAAAAACACCCTAACGCACAATGCAGTAGAGTTTGTTTTTAACCAGGGCGGGGTAATCTGTGGAACTTCAGCAGGAGAAATGGTGCTGTCAAGGGTGCTGTTTACGGCGCAAAACGGAACTGTTTATCCCGATGAAGCCATTGCCAACCCTAATAACCAGTACATGACGCTGGCCGATGATTTTCTGAATTTGATGCCCGGATATATTTTCGATTCCCATTTTGTCGAACGTGCGCGGTTTGGAAGGTTAATCGGCTTTCTGGGCCATTGGAAGCTAAACAAAAATGCGGATATTGTAGGGATTGGCGTGGACGATAAAACTGCTTTATGTATTGATGACGATTTAATGGGTTATGTCTTTGGAACTGGTGCTGTAAATATTTTCAAAGCTGCTACCGATAATGAATTTAGACTGGGAGGAACCAGACTCCTTGCTACCAGTCTCGAAGTAACCCAGGTGCTCAATGAGCGTGCAATCAACCTGAATACTTTTTTAGTGTCAGGTTACAATGATTTCATTCCCACAAAATATGAAAGTGAAGATTTCGGTGGATATGTGTTGATGTCTGGAAGTGATTATGTGAACAAAAACCAGCAATTCATTGCTCGTTTTACCGCAGCGGTTTCATCCGATTCAATCCTGATCGTAACCGGCGATAATACCACTCTGGCGCAGCAATTTAAAACAAAGTTCGAACAAAGCAACGCCGCCGCCGAGGTGATGCAGGCCATCCCTGCTAACTACAACAGCGCTTATTTTCTTGGAAAAGTTGACCGGATCAGCAAAGTCTTATTTGTAAACAATACCTATGCGACGTTAATGGAGTTCCTCCAAAACAGTACGGTAGGAAATCTGTTGCTCGAGAAACTGCTAAGCGGGGAAAGGACTACCGGTTTTGTGGGTGGCGATAGTCGTTACGCAGGCGGCAGTGTACTTGTAAATTACGACCAGCAATATGCTTCCTATGACGGACTGCTTGAGTTTGACCCTGGAATCGGATTATTAAAAAGCATGATCATCATGCCAAAAACTTTTGAAAACACCGACATTGAAGAAAATGCTGCTGCCGGAGTCCCATTCGGGATGATTCTCGACAGCCTGAAATACGGGATTTGGCTACACGACAACGCCTTCGCTGAATACAAAGTCAATGATCAGAATGAAACTACCATCACTTCCTTTGGCAGCTATCCTATGATGCTAATAGAGTCAGAAGGAACACACGGAGCGTTTTCCGATCAGTCGGCGGTTAACTCTGGAAGGCCAAGACATGTTGCAGGATTTGAGCTGTTTAATGTGACTTTGATGGACGAAAGTATGATAAAAATACTCGGCAGCCACACCAGTATCAGCAAACCTGCTGAAGCTGCCATACTCTCAATTTATCCAAATCCTGCCAATGACATGATCAGTATTTTCGTAGATAATGATCAGGATTATCTGCTGAAAATTCTCTCAGTTGATGGCAGAATGGTGTTCCAGCAAATGATCAGCGGGTCGGTTAATTTGCATGTTAGCGATCTGCCAAATGGTATTTACATTATTACAGCCACCGCAAGGGAAACCGGATGGCAATATCACCAGAAGTTGATCATTCGGAGATAA
- a CDS encoding RNA polymerase sigma-70 factor: MDTEDVRLMEMFESNREDAFRELFVRYYKPMVLAARIYSNNNPEAEDMVQQFFVKFWEEKLYRKINTSFKHYLRISVRNTCFNHLNRLMIRQQHEPDSDLESEVEQAIDFILRKEELEIFEKAYDELPPQSRKVFELVYFSDRSYNEAAQMLDLSINTVKSHLKTAVRILKNSTLLNNYYCDRKKS; the protein is encoded by the coding sequence ATGGATACTGAAGATGTAAGACTGATGGAGATGTTCGAGAGCAACCGTGAGGACGCTTTCAGGGAGCTTTTTGTCCGGTATTACAAGCCCATGGTGCTGGCTGCCAGGATTTATTCAAACAATAATCCTGAGGCAGAAGACATGGTCCAGCAGTTTTTCGTGAAGTTCTGGGAGGAAAAGCTGTACAGGAAAATCAATACCTCTTTCAAACATTACCTGCGGATTTCGGTGCGCAACACCTGTTTTAACCATCTCAATCGTTTAATGATCCGTCAGCAACATGAACCTGATTCTGATCTGGAGTCTGAGGTTGAACAGGCAATAGATTTTATACTTCGGAAAGAGGAGCTCGAAATTTTTGAAAAGGCGTATGATGAATTGCCACCCCAAAGCCGCAAGGTTTTCGAGCTGGTTTATTTTTCCGATCGGTCGTACAATGAAGCAGCCCAAATGCTTGACCTTTCGATAAACACAGTTAAATCACACCTTAAAACTGCTGTCCGAATCCTTAAAAACAGTACTTTGCTGAACAATTATTACTGCGACAGAAAAAAATCCTGA
- a CDS encoding FecR domain-containing protein — MKEIKESFSFPDEILHLLTHKALGKLDASGLDKLNGWIRENPDAEPECNVFMVKVKKIHWTYYSNEIADPNVVIEEYLPMKSDKRPFIHVVYPYLAMAATLLILIGFIWYFVYHRDRKSAETAHNETPALERQNKAILVLSDGKSLELDNSGCDELTAESGVRITNQPGELLRYEQEQAVDDESRMNRLIVPSGARYQLQLADGTKVWMNSHSELEYPVSFTGDKRKVRLSGEAYFEVMANPSAPFIIEANGYEIFVFGTQLNISAYSGDSFIQTTLVSGALEVNSREGDAYKLTPGQMAMIVHDDQKVLINNVDTRLFTSWRDGILYFNKISLKELAVKLERWYDVEILFDSDQTAGLLFSGAMENSRDIQFLLRLIGEAANVEFEIEGKQIYVK; from the coding sequence ATGAAAGAAATTAAAGAATCCTTTTCTTTTCCGGACGAGATTTTGCATTTGCTTACGCATAAAGCGCTGGGCAAGCTTGATGCCTCTGGTCTTGATAAACTGAATGGCTGGATACGTGAAAATCCAGATGCAGAGCCTGAATGCAACGTCTTTATGGTCAAGGTTAAAAAAATACATTGGACTTATTATTCAAATGAAATTGCTGATCCAAACGTGGTGATAGAAGAATATCTGCCCATGAAATCAGACAAGCGTCCCTTCATTCACGTGGTTTACCCTTACCTTGCCATGGCAGCTACCCTGCTCATTCTCATCGGTTTTATATGGTATTTTGTATATCATCGGGACAGAAAGAGTGCTGAAACTGCCCATAACGAAACCCCGGCTCTTGAACGGCAAAACAAGGCAATACTCGTGCTCTCTGATGGCAAAAGTCTGGAACTTGACAATTCGGGTTGTGATGAGTTGACTGCTGAAAGTGGTGTGAGAATTACCAATCAGCCGGGAGAATTATTACGTTATGAGCAGGAGCAGGCAGTAGATGATGAAAGTCGCATGAATCGCCTGATTGTACCCTCCGGGGCCCGTTACCAGTTGCAACTGGCCGATGGTACCAAAGTGTGGATGAATTCTCATTCTGAACTTGAGTACCCGGTTTCATTTACTGGTGACAAACGGAAAGTCAGGTTATCAGGAGAGGCCTATTTTGAAGTAATGGCAAACCCTTCTGCCCCTTTCATTATTGAGGCCAATGGTTACGAGATCTTTGTATTTGGCACTCAACTGAACATATCTGCCTATTCCGGCGACAGTTTTATTCAAACAACCCTGGTGAGTGGCGCACTCGAGGTGAACAGCCGCGAAGGTGATGCTTACAAGCTGACTCCCGGTCAAATGGCTATGATAGTTCATGACGACCAGAAGGTTTTAATAAACAATGTTGACACAAGATTATTCACTTCATGGCGTGACGGTATTCTGTATTTCAATAAAATTTCATTGAAAGAACTGGCTGTTAAACTGGAGCGCTGGTATGATGTGGAAATACTTTTCGACAGTGACCAAACCGCCGGCCTGCTGTTTAGCGGAGCAATGGAAAATTCCCGTGATATCCAGTTTCTTTTAAGGCTGATCGGGGAGGCGGCCAATGTTGAATTTGAAATAGAGGGAAAACAGATTTATGTGAAATAA